From the Ignavibacteriales bacterium genome, the window CATGGTCGATGATGGGTACTCCGCCAAGTGCTACTTATTACGGTGTATATGCAAAGGACGCGAATAATGTTATTGCAACTTCCACAGCTGGAAATATTCGTAAAACTACAGATGGAGGTACTACATGGACAACTATAAGTACAGGAGCATCGTCAACTCTCTACAAAGTTAACTTCCTAAATGCAAATACCGGCTATGTGTGCGGTAGCTCGACTGCAATAAGATATACTACTGATTTTGGAGACACATGGACTAGTACAAATACCGGTGTTGCATCATCTACTTTTTATGATATTGATTTTACCAGTAATACACTTCCGGCACCTACACTTAGTGAAGGATTTGATCCAGTAGCATTCCCGCCAACTGGTTGGGCACAGGCTAATCTTTTGGGAACAAAACAGTGGTCCCGCTCTACAACAAATCCGCACACCGGTTCAGCTGTTGCTCTTAGTGACTGGGAAACAACTGGTGGAGTTGATTGGCTAAGAACTAATTCTAATGCTGTTTACGCAGGTGATTCACTAACATTTTGGCTTAGAAGATCATATACCGGAGCGTCTTTTGACTGGGATTCACTCCAAATATGGGTTGGTACCTCAGCTGATACATCGACTATGACAAAAATACTTGCGCTCGGTGTAAATAATCTGATAGACACAACAGGCAACTCGTATCCGCCAAGACCGGGAACCTACAAAAGATATGCGGTTAATATGAGCTCCTTTGCCGGACAAAACGTCTTCATTGCATTCAGACATAGTAATCTTGACGGAACAGGGGTTAGACTTGACGATCTTGATCTTGGCTTAAGCCGTCCGTCATCACAGGATAATGTGATCATTACAGGAAATTCTTTTAATTTATATACATCTCCTGTTGGACAGGATGCGTTCGATACACTTCAGATATTAGATAATTCGCAGCCATGGACAGGTACCTTTTATAGTACAGATCTTTTAGGTGATACCATTACTTCAGCCGGACAATCAGGTATGATAAATACTCGCTACAGTCCGTCAAATAGAGTTGCTCACACCAATTGGATCAAAGCTGGTAACTTTTATGACATCTGGGCTGAGAGTACTACAGGAAGAGTAATAGCAGTCGGATCACCGGGTATAGCCGGAAGCGTATTCGACCAGGTAATGTACTCTACTAACGGAGGACAGGACTGGGCTATAGGTAACTTTTCAGGAACTGCCGATGAAGACCTGAATAGCATCTGTATGATAAATGCTACAACCGGTTTTGTTGCTGGTGATGAAGGCGGAGTACATAAAACAACTGACGGCGGTGCTACATGGACAGAACTAACTGCTACAGGTACTACAACTGAATTAGAAAAGGCAGTCTTTTTGAATGCAAATACCGGGTATGTCTTCGGTGATGATGGTAAT encodes:
- a CDS encoding T9SS type A sorting domain-containing protein, yielding MRKLIFSLFWCAIMLLFTFQISSAQVNNEHKYLHPSPQGAYLRWVKMWDANNWYAAGYGATFMKTSNGGSTWTVYNSFFVDGSYGYDFHYDAFFINMNTGWMCGNTGKIFKTTNAGVTWDTSITAISSGVTWYDLEFLDANTGFAAGTSTGRVAMTTDGGATWSMMGTPPSATYYGVYAKDANNVIATSTAGNIRKTTDGGTTWTTISTGASSTLYKVNFLNANTGYVCGSSTAIRYTTDFGDTWTSTNTGVASSTFYDIDFTSNTLPAPTLSEGFDPVAFPPTGWAQANLLGTKQWSRSTTNPHTGSAVALSDWETTGGVDWLRTNSNAVYAGDSLTFWLRRSYTGASFDWDSLQIWVGTSADTSTMTKILALGVNNLIDTTGNSYPPRPGTYKRYAVNMSSFAGQNVFIAFRHSNLDGTGVRLDDLDLGLSRPSSQDNVIITGNSFNLYTSPVGQDAFDTLQILDNSQPWTGTFYSTDLLGDTITSAGQSGMINTRYSPSNRVAHTNWIKAGNFYDIWAESTTGRVIAVGSPGIAGSVFDQVMYSTNGGQDWAIGNFSGTADEDLNSICMINATTGFVAGDEGGVHKTTDGGATWTELTATGTTTELEKAVFLNANTGYVFGDDGNNYKTTNGGTSWSPYTWGGGTNDVYGAFFVDVNTGWAVGQSGDVYKTTDGGATTTSQDAGVGTSIIYDIFMLNANTGWLTTTTGRVRHTSDGGTTWDTVDVPFSSTCQSVFFTDPLNGMVTGSTGAVFRTRDGGNSWESTNIGYSTPYQVYMTATNRAFICGSIQSVYQYQETVTGNGINFTNNVPDKYFLDQNYPNPFNPSTTIKFGLPKEGTVSLRIYDIAGREVSNIINNQRMNAGIVSYNFNGSALASGVYFYTLVVDNNLIATKKMVLVK